A segment of the Sphingomonas cannabina genome:
GATCGGGGTAGTAGATCATGAAGCGTCCGCCGTGATGGCGGATCGCCGGCGCCCAGACGCCGCCGCCGCGGCGTGGCGTGCGGAAATGCGCCTCCGGCGTCAGCTTGGGCAGGGCGTGGCCGATGATCGTCCAGTTCACCAGATCGCGCGAGTGGAGGATCGGCAGCCCCGGCACGTTCGCGAAGGACGATGCGGTGAGATAATAATCGTCGCCGACGCGGACCACGTCCGGGTCCGAATAGTCCCCGATGAGCACCGGATTGCGATAGGTGCCGTCGCCCTGGTCGGCGAACCAGCGGCCGTCCTCGATCCGGTCGGATGCGGAGGCCGTCAGCAGCGCGCAGCAACACGCCAGCAGGACATGCGCTCCGCGCCGTCGCCACGCGGGAATCGAGCCTCGTTCCGCGGATTTTTCCATCGACCCCCTCCGACCGTGCTTGCTCTTCGATATGGTTCTGTTATCGATACCAGTATGCGACCCGCCCCGGGCGAGCGCAAGAAGATTGTGGAGGAGAGGAGTGGAAGGAACGCGAAGCGGCATTCGTCGGCGCGAGCTGATGTCGGGAGCGCTGGCCGCCGCAGGCGTCGGCAGCCTGGCACCTGCGCATGCCGCGGGGCGGGCACCGCTGGAGGCGCGCTCCCCCAACGGCGCCCTCGTAGTCCGCCTCGATCCGCCGAGCGGCCCCGGCGACTTTCCCCGTTGGTCGGCGAGCTTCGGCGGCAAGCCCATCTTCGAGCCCTCCCGCCTGGCGCTGGTGCTGTCCGATGGACGGCTGCTGGGACCGGGAGCGGTGCTGACCAGCCATCGCGTACACGCCCATAGCGAGCAATGGCGCCCTCCCTATGGCATTGCCGAAAGCTATGACGCGAGCCGCAACCTGCTCGAGGCTCGCTTCGAGGATCGGGAGCGCGGCATTGCCTTCAGTATCGTCCTGGCCGCGCATGATGACGGCGTTGCAGTGCGCTATGTGCTGCACGAGGCGCCGGGCGGCCGGCTGGCGCTGGGCGGTGAGGCGACCGAGCTCTGCTTTCCCGCGGGCGCCCGGGTGTGGAGCAGCCGCGACGAAGGCGAGTATCAGGTCTCGGCGCCGGGGGACATCGCCCCGGTGCCGCATCCCGACCTCACCCGGAGCACCGATCAGGGACCGCTCGCCGATCCGCCGCTCCACGTTGCGACGCGGGAAGGACTGGCGCTTTGCGTCTGCGAGTCCGATCGGTTGCACTATCCGCGGATGATGGTGCGGAGCGCCGGCGCCGACACGATCGCCACGCACCTCATGCGCTTTCCTGGACGTGCGACCGGCTATTCGGGGCCGGGCGACACCCATGCGGCGCCGGTCTTCACCGTCGAGACGCCGTTCGAGACGCCATGGCGAGTCGTTCTCGTCGCGGCGGAACCCGCCAAGCTGATCGAAAAGGCCGGGCTGATCCCGTCGATCGCCACGCCCAACCGGCTCGGCGACGTCTCCTGGATCCGTCCCGGCCGCGCCTTCCGCATCCGCAAGCCCTACACGACCGAGCGCGCGCTTGCCTGCGTCGACTTCGCCGCGCGCCGCAAGCTCGATTTCGTCGAGTTCGACGCCCATTGGTACGGCGACGGCACCGACCCGAGCGACGCGACGGTGCCGATCGCCGGGCTCGACATGGCGCGGATCATCGCGGCGGCGAAGGGCAGGGGGATCGGCATGATCCTCTACGTCGATCGCGTGCCGGCGATGCGGCAGCTCGATGCGATCCTCGCCACCTATCGCGACTGGGGCGTGGCGGGGATCAAGTTCGGCTTCGTCTGGGAAGGGCGGCAGGAGGACGTCGATTTCATCTACGACCTCGTCCGCCGCTGCGGCGAGCACCGGCTGCTCGTCAACCTTCACGACAATCTGCGGCCGGCGGGGCTCGAGCGGACGCTGCCCAACTATGTCGCGCTCGAAGGGGTGCGGGGGAACGAGCAGTTCCCGACCGCGCGGCACAACGTGACCTTGCCGTTCACCCGCGCGCTGGGCGGGCCGATCGACTACACGATCTGCTACGCCCACGAACGCAACCAGACCACCAACGCGCATCAGCTCGCGATGGCGGCGGTTTACTATAACCCGCTCACCTTCCTCTATTGGTACGACGAGCCGGCGAAATATGACGGCGGCGGCTGGCCCGAGCTGCGCTGGTTCGACGAATGTCCCACGAGTTGGCACGAGACCCGGGCTCTTGCCGGCGCGGTCGGCGAATATGTCGCGGTCGCGCGCCGCCACGGCCAGCGTTGGTTCCTGGGCGCGATGACCAACGAAGATGCGCGGGTGCTGACGGTGCCGCTCGATTTCCTGGGGGCGGGGCGTTGGCGCGCGCAGATCTTCGCCGATGGGCCGCCCGCGGTGCAGGCCCGACAGACGCCGGTCGTGATCCGCGAGGTGACGGTTACCGCTGGCGACAGGCTCGATCTCGCGCTTGCCCCGTCCGGCGGCCAGGCGATCCTGTTCGAGCGCGGCTAGGCGGATCGTTCCGGCGCGGGACCGATCGAATCGCGTTCGACGAGCGTCAGCATCTCGCGCACATGCCGCGGCGAAGGGGAGGTGCCGGCACGGACCTCGCGGACCTGATCGCTGAGCATCGCCACCGCCGTCGCCGCCATGTCCGCGATCGGCTGGCGGATGGTGGTGAGCTCGGGCCAGATGGTCGAGGCGATCGGCGCGTCGTCGAAGCCGGCGATGCTGAGGTCGCGCGGCACGGTAAGGCCCATGCCCTGCGCGACCGCGGAGACCGCCGCCGCCATGTCGTCGTTGCTCGCGAAGATCGCGGTCGGGCGTGGCGAGGCGGCGAGCAGCAGCCGGGCGGCATCGAGTCCGGACTTGTAGGTGAACAGGCCCGGCGCGATCCATTCGGGCTTGATGGTGATGCCGGCGCCTGCGAGTGCCGCGCGATAGCCCTGTTCGCGGCGCTGTGAGGGCGAATGTCGGGGATCGCCCTGGATGAAGCCGATCGCGCGATGCCCTGCCGCGATCAGGTGGCGCGTCATGTCGAATGCGCCCTTGTAGTCGTCGACCACGATCGCCGCGATGCCCTCGCGCGGCTTGGCCGTCGCGAAGGCGAGCGGCAGCACGCCGGCCTGCTCGACCCGTTCCAGGACCAGCGCCGAATCGCACAGCGGCGGCGGCAGGATGACGCCCCCGATCCCCGCCTCGATCAGCCGCTCGAGGCCGTCGAGCGCTTCCTCCTCGGTCACGCCCGGCTCGATCAGGAACTGGCAGCCGCTGGTGCCGCTCTGGCGGAAGGCGCCCATCAGAAAGGCGGCGAGGTTCGACGAGCTCGGATTGCTGTAGAGCGCGCCGATGCGGACGTCGCGCTTCAGGCTGCGCGCGGTGAGGTTGGGCGAGTAATTGAGGGCGCGGATCGCCGCCTCGACCTTCTCCCGCATGTCCTTGCTGACGTATCTGGCGCCGTTGATGACGCGTGAGACCGTCATCGACGAGACGCCGGCATGGCGGGCGACGTCGTGGATGGTCACGGTCGCGCGCCTGGGCGTTCCGCTGGGCTCTCGGTCGTCGCTCGCCGCCATGTTCTTGCTTTCGCTGAGCCCCGCGATATCCTGTCGTACCGATCGCGGAAGCGAGCCGGCTATCTGATATCGATAACAGCTTTCCCGGGCGGGTCAATCTCGGGCCTTGCCACCGATGATTCGGCAGGCGTATATGATATCGATAACAGATTCGAGAGGGTCCCCGGACGTGTCCGAAACGAGGCGCAATTACGCGGTGCTCAGCGCCTTCCTCTTCTGTTTCTTCTTCGCCCAGGCGATGGCGATGTCGCTGCTGTCGATCTGGCTCACCCGCACGCTGGGGCTGAACGGTGTCGAGGCGGGGACGGTCTTCTCGGCCAATTTCATCGGCGCGATGTGCGCGCAGCCGCTCTACGGATATCTCTCCGACCGGATGGGGTTCCGCAAGGCGGTGCCGGCGGGCATCGCGCTGCTGGTCGTCATGGCGGGGCTGTTCTTCACCTTCGCCTATGCGCCGCTATTGCGCTGGAACATCGTCGTCGGCGCGGTCGCTGGCGGCATCTATCTCGGCGTCACCTTCATCGCCGGCAGCTATGCGCTCGAAAGCTATGTCGACCGCGTCGGGCGGCGGTACGGGTTCGAATATAGCCGGGTGCGGCTGTGGGGCTCGCTGGGCTTCGCGACCGCGGCGGCTTTCTCCGGGCGCCTCTACAACCTCGATCCCGGCATCAACTTCTTCCTGGCGAGCGCGGCCGGGCTGCTGCTGCTGCCGATCCTGGCATTTGCTCGGATCGATCCCGATCCCGGGCAGCAGGCGGCGGCGGACCGGCTCACGCCTGCCCAGTCCGCCGCCCTGCTTACCCAGCCCAAGTTCTGGGGATTCATGGTGCTGATCCTCGGCGTGACCAACCTCTATCTGGTCTACGATCAACAGTTCCCCTTCTATTTCTCCTCGCTGTTCCCGACGCCCGAGGCCGGCAACGCCATGTTCGGCTATCTCAACTCGGCGCAGATCTTCGTCGAGGCCGCGGGTATGTTCGCCGCGCCCTTTCTCGTGCGGCGGATCGGTGCGACGCGGGGGCTGATGCTGGCGACGGCGATCATGATCGTGCGCATCGCCGGTTCCGGCCTCGCCGCCGGGCCGCTCGCCATCTCGGCATGCAAGATGCTGCATGCGATCGAACTGCCGATCCTGGCGGTCTCGCTCTTCCGCTACATCGCCTATCATTTCGAGGCGCGGCACGCCTCGACCGTCTATATGGTGGGCGTCAGCTTCGGCCATTCGCTGGGGCTTGCCGTCCTGTCGCCGATCGCGGGCATGGGCTATGACCTGATCGGATTCCAGAACACCTATTTCGCCATCGCCGGCCTCGCGCTGCTGTTCTGGGTCGCGTCCTGGTTCGCGCTGTCGCCGACGCCGCCTGAACGGGCGGGAAGGGCGAGGGGCCGAGGCATACCTGCTGCGGGGCTAGATCCGGCCGGCAGCGGCGATGTCGCACCGCTGGGATCGTCGGCGCGATGACGGCGAACGGCACGTCGGCCGCGCTGCTGCCGCCGACCCAGCCCACGCCCGAACAGGTCGATGCGTTGATCGTGGCTGCGCTTGCGCGGCTCGACCGCACGATGCCGCAGTTCGTCGACCATTTCCCCGCGCCGTCCAGCGAAAGCGGGGTCTATGCGCCGATCGACAATGTCGAATGGACCAACGGCTTCTGGACCGGGATGCTGTGGCTCGCCTGGGAGCTGACCGGCGAGGTACGCTATCGGCTGGCGGCGGAACGGGACGTCCTGTCCTTCGCCGATCGCGTGGAGCGGCGG
Coding sequences within it:
- a CDS encoding oligosaccharide MFS transporter, with product MSETRRNYAVLSAFLFCFFFAQAMAMSLLSIWLTRTLGLNGVEAGTVFSANFIGAMCAQPLYGYLSDRMGFRKAVPAGIALLVVMAGLFFTFAYAPLLRWNIVVGAVAGGIYLGVTFIAGSYALESYVDRVGRRYGFEYSRVRLWGSLGFATAAAFSGRLYNLDPGINFFLASAAGLLLLPILAFARIDPDPGQQAAADRLTPAQSAALLTQPKFWGFMVLILGVTNLYLVYDQQFPFYFSSLFPTPEAGNAMFGYLNSAQIFVEAAGMFAAPFLVRRIGATRGLMLATAIMIVRIAGSGLAAGPLAISACKMLHAIELPILAVSLFRYIAYHFEARHASTVYMVGVSFGHSLGLAVLSPIAGMGYDLIGFQNTYFAIAGLALLFWVASWFALSPTPPERAGRARGRGIPAAGLDPAGSGDVAPLGSSAR
- a CDS encoding glycoside hydrolase family 97 protein, translating into MSGALAAAGVGSLAPAHAAGRAPLEARSPNGALVVRLDPPSGPGDFPRWSASFGGKPIFEPSRLALVLSDGRLLGPGAVLTSHRVHAHSEQWRPPYGIAESYDASRNLLEARFEDRERGIAFSIVLAAHDDGVAVRYVLHEAPGGRLALGGEATELCFPAGARVWSSRDEGEYQVSAPGDIAPVPHPDLTRSTDQGPLADPPLHVATREGLALCVCESDRLHYPRMMVRSAGADTIATHLMRFPGRATGYSGPGDTHAAPVFTVETPFETPWRVVLVAAEPAKLIEKAGLIPSIATPNRLGDVSWIRPGRAFRIRKPYTTERALACVDFAARRKLDFVEFDAHWYGDGTDPSDATVPIAGLDMARIIAAAKGRGIGMILYVDRVPAMRQLDAILATYRDWGVAGIKFGFVWEGRQEDVDFIYDLVRRCGEHRLLVNLHDNLRPAGLERTLPNYVALEGVRGNEQFPTARHNVTLPFTRALGGPIDYTICYAHERNQTTNAHQLAMAAVYYNPLTFLYWYDEPAKYDGGGWPELRWFDECPTSWHETRALAGAVGEYVAVARRHGQRWFLGAMTNEDARVLTVPLDFLGAGRWRAQIFADGPPAVQARQTPVVIREVTVTAGDRLDLALAPSGGQAILFERG
- a CDS encoding LacI family DNA-binding transcriptional regulator encodes the protein MTIHDVARHAGVSSMTVSRVINGARYVSKDMREKVEAAIRALNYSPNLTARSLKRDVRIGALYSNPSSSNLAAFLMGAFRQSGTSGCQFLIEPGVTEEEALDGLERLIEAGIGGVILPPPLCDSALVLERVEQAGVLPLAFATAKPREGIAAIVVDDYKGAFDMTRHLIAAGHRAIGFIQGDPRHSPSQRREQGYRAALAGAGITIKPEWIAPGLFTYKSGLDAARLLLAASPRPTAIFASNDDMAAAVSAVAQGMGLTVPRDLSIAGFDDAPIASTIWPELTTIRQPIADMAATAVAMLSDQVREVRAGTSPSPRHVREMLTLVERDSIGPAPERSA